The following proteins come from a genomic window of Dermacentor albipictus isolate Rhodes 1998 colony chromosome 8, USDA_Dalb.pri_finalv2, whole genome shotgun sequence:
- the LOC135898271 gene encoding DNA topoisomerase 1-like isoform X2 codes for MVGRRRTWRQRCQEAQEVAHAGAQGTAVRAPVRAITAPRAFLLRREAPVPKPPRGHSWKEVRHDQGVSWLASWNVLGRTKYVTLNASAKLRAEMDVRKFELARKLKSRVNRIRRSYRNGWESRDVSVRQRSVALYFIDRLALRAGNEQEEGTTANTVGCCSLRVEHIALRELETDSKDGQFLVEFDFPGKDSVRYANTVRVDERVFRNLELFMENKEPKDDLFDLLTTATLNKHLNKLMEGLTAKVFRTYNASMTFQKQLDILTEGGMSLPEKLLAYNRANRAVAILCNHRRAVPKNFDKQMESIQTMIEKKEEQIRKCELEIEQLETGCSKSKSKKEKLRLNSKRNQLQKLQVQLDKLEFQAMDKEENKDVVLVTSKLNYIDPRISVAWCKTWDVLIEKVYNKTQREKFCWAIETADPDFEF; via the exons ATG GTGGGAAGACGAAGAACCTGGCGGCAACGATGCCAAGAGGCGCAAGAAGTGGCACACGCTGGAGCACAGGGGACCGCTGTTCGCGCCCCCGTACGAGCGATTACCGCGCCACGTGCATTTCTACTACGAAG GGAAGCGCCGGTGCCGAAGCCACCGCGGGGACACAGCTGGAAAGAAGTGCGCCACGACCAGGGCGTCTCCTGGTTGGCCTCGTGGAATGTCCTGGGCCGCACCAAGTACGTCACGCTCAACGCCAGCGCCAAGCTGCGGGCGGAGATGGACGTGCGCAAGTTCGAACTCGCCCGCAAGCTCAAGTCCCGCGTGAACCGCATACGGCGCAGCTACAGAAACGGCTGGGAGTCACGAGACGTTAGCGTCCGTCAGCGGTCCGTGGCGCTCTACTTCATTGACAGG CTTGCGTTGAGAGCCGGGAACGAGCAGGAAGAGGGCACCACTGCCAACACTGTCGGCTGCTGCTCCCTGCGAGTGGAACACATCGCACTACGTGAACTCGAGACAGACAGCAAGGATGGCCAGTTCCTGGTGGAGTTCGACTTTCCCGGAAAGGACTCCGTCCGATACGCGAACACAGTTCGGGTGGACGAGCGCGTCTTCAGGAACTTGGAGCTTTTCATGGAAAACAAAGAGCCCAAGGACGACCTCTTCGATTTGCTCACT ACTGCTACCCTGAACAAACATCTCAACAAACTCATGGAAGGGCTAACTGCAAAGGTCTTTCGTACTTACAACGCTTCTATGACCTTCCAAAAACAACTGGATATCCTGACTGAAG GCGGTATGTCGCTACCTGAGAAGCTGCTGGCCTACAACCGAGCCAACAGAGCAGTCGCCATTCTGTGCAACCACCGACGAGCAGTTCCTAAAAATTTCGACAAGCAAATGGAGAGCATCCAAACAATG ATAGAGAAGAAAGAAGAGCAGATCCGAAAGTGCGAACTGGAAATCGAACAGCTGGAAACTGGTTGCAGCAAATCCaagtcgaaaaaagaaaaact GCGGTTGAACAGCAAAAGGAACCAGTTGCAGAAGCTCCAAGTGCAGCTGGACAAATTAGAGTTTCAAGCCATGGACAAAGAGGAGAACAAGGATGTTGTCCTTGTTACCTCGAAGCTCAATTACATCGACCCCAGAATCAGCGTTGCATG GTGCAAGACATGGGATGTCCTCATCGAGAAAGTTTACAACAAGACGCAGCGAGAAAAGTTTTGCTGGGCGATAGAGACAGCTGACCCAGATTTTGAATTTTAG
- the LOC135898271 gene encoding DNA topoisomerase 1-like isoform X3, with protein sequence MLERDYTSHKRFNENFFRDWRKCMNRKEAALITDLRKCDFGELSAHYGRKAEMTKQQKQAMKLQRDKLAQEYGYCIVDGHRQKIANFKIEPPGLFCGRGQHPKMGMVKRRVLPEDVIINIGKEAPVPKPPRGHSWKEVRHDQGVSWLASWNVLGRTKYVTLNASAKLRAEMDVRKFELARKLKSRVNRIRRSYRNGWESRDVSVRQRSVALYFIDRLALRAGNEQEEGTTANTVGCCSLRVEHIALRELETDSKDGQFLVEFDFPGKDSVRYANTVRVDERVFRNLELFMENKEPKDDLFDLLTTATLNKHLNKLMEGLTAKVFRTYNASMTFQKQLDILTEGGMSLPEKLLAYNRANRAVAILCNHRRAVPKNFDKQMESIQTMIEKKEEQIRKCELEIEQLETGCSKSKSKKEKLRLNSKRNQLQKLQVQLDKLEFQAMDKEENKDVVLVTSKLNYIDPRISVAWCKTWDVLIEKVYNKTQREKFCWAIETADPDFEF encoded by the exons ATGCTCGAACGTGACTACACGTCCCACAAGAGGTTCAACGAGAATTTCTTCCGCGACTGGCGGAAGTGCATGAATCGCAAGGAAGCGGCGCTCATCACCGACCTGAGGAAGTGCGACTTTGGGGAGCTCAGCGCACACTACGGGAGAAAGGCGGAAATGACGAAGCAGCAAAAACAG GCGATGAAACTTCAGAGAGACAAATTGGCACAAGAGTACGGCTACTGCATCGTTGACGGCCACAGGCAGAAGATCGCCAACTTCAAGATAGAACCACCCGGATTGTTTTGCGGTCGCGGACAACATCCCAAGATGGGCATGGTGAAACGCCGTGTTCTGCCCGAAGACGTCATAATCAACATTGGAAA GGAAGCGCCGGTGCCGAAGCCACCGCGGGGACACAGCTGGAAAGAAGTGCGCCACGACCAGGGCGTCTCCTGGTTGGCCTCGTGGAATGTCCTGGGCCGCACCAAGTACGTCACGCTCAACGCCAGCGCCAAGCTGCGGGCGGAGATGGACGTGCGCAAGTTCGAACTCGCCCGCAAGCTCAAGTCCCGCGTGAACCGCATACGGCGCAGCTACAGAAACGGCTGGGAGTCACGAGACGTTAGCGTCCGTCAGCGGTCCGTGGCGCTCTACTTCATTGACAGG CTTGCGTTGAGAGCCGGGAACGAGCAGGAAGAGGGCACCACTGCCAACACTGTCGGCTGCTGCTCCCTGCGAGTGGAACACATCGCACTACGTGAACTCGAGACAGACAGCAAGGATGGCCAGTTCCTGGTGGAGTTCGACTTTCCCGGAAAGGACTCCGTCCGATACGCGAACACAGTTCGGGTGGACGAGCGCGTCTTCAGGAACTTGGAGCTTTTCATGGAAAACAAAGAGCCCAAGGACGACCTCTTCGATTTGCTCACT ACTGCTACCCTGAACAAACATCTCAACAAACTCATGGAAGGGCTAACTGCAAAGGTCTTTCGTACTTACAACGCTTCTATGACCTTCCAAAAACAACTGGATATCCTGACTGAAG GCGGTATGTCGCTACCTGAGAAGCTGCTGGCCTACAACCGAGCCAACAGAGCAGTCGCCATTCTGTGCAACCACCGACGAGCAGTTCCTAAAAATTTCGACAAGCAAATGGAGAGCATCCAAACAATG ATAGAGAAGAAAGAAGAGCAGATCCGAAAGTGCGAACTGGAAATCGAACAGCTGGAAACTGGTTGCAGCAAATCCaagtcgaaaaaagaaaaact GCGGTTGAACAGCAAAAGGAACCAGTTGCAGAAGCTCCAAGTGCAGCTGGACAAATTAGAGTTTCAAGCCATGGACAAAGAGGAGAACAAGGATGTTGTCCTTGTTACCTCGAAGCTCAATTACATCGACCCCAGAATCAGCGTTGCATG GTGCAAGACATGGGATGTCCTCATCGAGAAAGTTTACAACAAGACGCAGCGAGAAAAGTTTTGCTGGGCGATAGAGACAGCTGACCCAGATTTTGAATTTTAG
- the LOC135898271 gene encoding DNA topoisomerase 1-like isoform X1, producing the protein MLERDYTSHKRFNENFFRDWRKCMNRKEAALITDLRKCDFGELSAHYGRKAEMTKQQKQAMKLQRDKLAQEYGYCIVDGHRQKIANFKIEPPGLFCGRGQHPKMGMVKRRVLPEDVIINIGKEAPVPKPPRGHSWKEVRHDQGVSWLASWNVLGRTKYVTLNASAKLRAEMDVRKFELARKLKSRVNRIRRSYRNGWESRDVSVRQRSVALYFIDRLALRAGNEQEEGTTANTVGCCSLRVEHIALRELETDSKDGQFLVEFDFPGKDSVRYANTVRVDERVFRNLELFMENKEPKDDLFDLLTTATLNKHLNKLMEGLTAKVFRTYNASMTFQKQLDILTEGGMSLPEKLLAYNRANRAVAILCNHRRAVPKNFDKQMESIQTMIEKKEEQIRKCELEIEQLETGCSKSKSKKEKLCKTWDVLIEKVYNKTQREKFCWAIETADPDFEF; encoded by the exons ATGCTCGAACGTGACTACACGTCCCACAAGAGGTTCAACGAGAATTTCTTCCGCGACTGGCGGAAGTGCATGAATCGCAAGGAAGCGGCGCTCATCACCGACCTGAGGAAGTGCGACTTTGGGGAGCTCAGCGCACACTACGGGAGAAAGGCGGAAATGACGAAGCAGCAAAAACAG GCGATGAAACTTCAGAGAGACAAATTGGCACAAGAGTACGGCTACTGCATCGTTGACGGCCACAGGCAGAAGATCGCCAACTTCAAGATAGAACCACCCGGATTGTTTTGCGGTCGCGGACAACATCCCAAGATGGGCATGGTGAAACGCCGTGTTCTGCCCGAAGACGTCATAATCAACATTGGAAA GGAAGCGCCGGTGCCGAAGCCACCGCGGGGACACAGCTGGAAAGAAGTGCGCCACGACCAGGGCGTCTCCTGGTTGGCCTCGTGGAATGTCCTGGGCCGCACCAAGTACGTCACGCTCAACGCCAGCGCCAAGCTGCGGGCGGAGATGGACGTGCGCAAGTTCGAACTCGCCCGCAAGCTCAAGTCCCGCGTGAACCGCATACGGCGCAGCTACAGAAACGGCTGGGAGTCACGAGACGTTAGCGTCCGTCAGCGGTCCGTGGCGCTCTACTTCATTGACAGG CTTGCGTTGAGAGCCGGGAACGAGCAGGAAGAGGGCACCACTGCCAACACTGTCGGCTGCTGCTCCCTGCGAGTGGAACACATCGCACTACGTGAACTCGAGACAGACAGCAAGGATGGCCAGTTCCTGGTGGAGTTCGACTTTCCCGGAAAGGACTCCGTCCGATACGCGAACACAGTTCGGGTGGACGAGCGCGTCTTCAGGAACTTGGAGCTTTTCATGGAAAACAAAGAGCCCAAGGACGACCTCTTCGATTTGCTCACT ACTGCTACCCTGAACAAACATCTCAACAAACTCATGGAAGGGCTAACTGCAAAGGTCTTTCGTACTTACAACGCTTCTATGACCTTCCAAAAACAACTGGATATCCTGACTGAAG GCGGTATGTCGCTACCTGAGAAGCTGCTGGCCTACAACCGAGCCAACAGAGCAGTCGCCATTCTGTGCAACCACCGACGAGCAGTTCCTAAAAATTTCGACAAGCAAATGGAGAGCATCCAAACAATG ATAGAGAAGAAAGAAGAGCAGATCCGAAAGTGCGAACTGGAAATCGAACAGCTGGAAACTGGTTGCAGCAAATCCaagtcgaaaaaagaaaaact GTGCAAGACATGGGATGTCCTCATCGAGAAAGTTTACAACAAGACGCAGCGAGAAAAGTTTTGCTGGGCGATAGAGACAGCTGACCCAGATTTTGAATTTTAG